In Schistocerca cancellata isolate TAMUIC-IGC-003103 chromosome 7, iqSchCanc2.1, whole genome shotgun sequence, a genomic segment contains:
- the LOC126092197 gene encoding cuticle protein 64-like isoform X2 has translation MKFLVVVLVACVAVVSCQQELQREKRGYLGLGAGLLAAPAVAAPAVVAAPAVAAVAAPAVVAGPAIGYGYGYLGGVHGRLVHG, from the coding sequence GTGGTCGTGCTGGTGGCGTGTGTGGCGGTAGTGTCCTGCCAGCAGGAGCTGCAGCGCGAGAAGCGTGGATACCTCGGCCTGGGGGCCGGACTGCTGGCCGCCCCCGCTGTCGCCGCCCCCGCTGTGGTCGCCGCCCCCGCAGTCGCCGCCGTCGCTGCCCCCGCAGTTGTCGCCGGACCCGCCATCGGCTACGGATATGGCTACCTCGGCGGTGTCCACGGAAGGCTGGTGCACGGCTGA
- the LOC126092197 gene encoding cuticle protein 64-like isoform X1, producing the protein MKFLVVVLVACVAVVSCQQELQREKRGYLGLGAGLLAAPAVAAPAVVAAPAVAAVAAPAVVAGPAIGYGYGYLGGVHGRLVHG; encoded by the exons ATGAAATTCTTG GTGGTCGTGCTGGTGGCGTGTGTGGCGGTAGTGTCCTGCCAGCAGGAGCTGCAGCGCGAGAAGCGTGGATACCTCGGCCTGGGGGCCGGACTGCTGGCCGCCCCCGCTGTCGCCGCCCCCGCTGTGGTCGCCGCCCCCGCAGTCGCCGCCGTCGCTGCCCCCGCAGTTGTCGCCGGACCCGCCATCGGCTACGGATATGGCTACCTCGGCGGTGTCCACGGAAGGCTGGTGCACGGCTGA